Proteins from a genomic interval of Scatophagus argus isolate fScaArg1 chromosome 6, fScaArg1.pri, whole genome shotgun sequence:
- the ube3a gene encoding ubiquitin-protein ligase E3A isoform X2 — translation MNRAAAKHLIERYFRQLTEGCGNGDCTNEFCASCCAFQPLDNNSAAAKALELFKINAKLCNLHPSKKQSDTSRSDSSANENTHLDNKMSDADYFTQKEDFSDVHYLTENTVCMILSFCEEEGDYSALVHVIGRVFSSTEALMKSFRRDEPTTSEPLDSDVGKHEKQSEQTSDQMGASSVAALPDGGPNEMFDPCEVTVDICSVRRVYDRLLAIDQVEAALVNALIFLTPNVELDLEYLDVYETNPDYLNIFIIMMENSNLHSPEYLEVALPQFCKAMCKLPVTALARLSKLWSMYGLPHIRRMMETFQQLITFTVVSNEYDSENLVNDDETVVAATQCLKVVFYASIQGGDVDVGHSEDDEDDEESDELTLHELLGEEQLYKKGPRVDPLEKELSVRPIDSIKPLIPFEDFINESLNEVLEMDKDFTFFKVNAETKFSFQSCPFILSVITKNQGLYYDNRIRMYSERRLTALYSMVQGQEPNPYLKLRVRRDHIIDDALVRLEMISMENPSDLKKQLFVEFEGEQGVDEGGVSKEFFQLVLEEIFNPDIGMFTYDDETKLFWFNSSSLENEAQYTLVGLVLGLAIYNNCILDVHFPMVVYRKLLGKKGTFLDLSDSHPDLYQSLKQLLEYTGNVEEDMALTFQISHTDLFGSPVLYDLKEQGEQIPVTQENRQLKSCCNFIMMEGH, via the exons AT GAACAGAGCGGCTGCAAAACATCTAATTGAGCGCTACTTTCGGCAGTTAACCGAAGGCTGTGGAAATGGCGACTGCACAAATGAGTTTTGCGCATCATGTTGTGCTTTTCAACCTTTGGATAACAATTCAGCAGCTGCCAAAGCACTTGAGCTGTTTAAGATTAATGCCAAACTCTGCAATCTTCACCCTTCCAAGAAACAATCTGACACCTCACGTTCAGACTCCAGTGCCAACGAaaacactcacctggacaacaAGATGAGTGATGCGGACTACTTTACCCAAAAAGAGGACTTCTCAG ATGTTCATTACCTCACAGAGAACACTGTATGTATGATCCTGAGTTTCTGCGAGGAGGAAGGCGACTACTCAGCTCTCGTGCATGTCATCGGCAGGGTTTTCTCCAGCACAGAGGCGCTGATGAAGAGCTTCAGGAGGGATGAACCCACCACTAGTGAACCTCTTGACTCAGATGTGGGCAAGCATGAGAAACAGAGTGAGCAAACTTCAGACCAGATGGGTGCTTCTTCTGTAGCTGCTTTACCAGACGGAGGTCCTAATGAAATGTTCGACCCTTGTGAGGTTACTGTGGACATCTGCTCGGTGAGGAGAGTCTATGACAGACTTCTAGCCATCGATCAGGTGGAAGCGGCCCTCGTAAATGCGCTAATTTTCCTCACTCCAAATGTGGAACTTGACCTGGAATACCTTGATGTATATGAAACAAACCCAGATTACCTGaatatcttcatcatcatgatGGAGAACAGTAACCTCCACAGCCCAGAGTACCTGGAAGTGGCATTGCCGCAGTTCTGCAAAGCGATGTGCAAACTGCCAGTGACTGCGCTCGCCAGGCTGTCAAAGCTGTGGTCCATGTATGGCCTCCCACACATCCGCCGTATGATGGAGACCTTCCAGCAGCTCATCACTTTTACAGTTGTCAGCAATGAATATGACAGCGAAAATCTGGTAAATGATGATGAGACAGTGGTGGCTGCCACCCAGTGTTTAAAAGTTGTCTTCTACGCAAGTATTCAGGGTGGTGATGTGGATGTTGGGCACAGTGAGGACGACGAGGACGATGAGGAGTCAGATGAGCTCACCCTGCATGAGCTGCTAGGTGAGGAGCAGCTCTATAAGAAGGGTCCCCGAGTTGATCCTCTGGAGAAGGAACTGAGTGTTAGACCTATAGATAGCATAAAACCTCTCATCCCCTTTGAAGATTTTATTAACGAGTCACTGAATGAAGTGCTGGAGATGGACAAGGACTTCACCTTCTTTAAGGTTAATGCTGAAACCAAGTTTTCTTTCCAGAGCTGCCCTTTCATCCTCAGTGTCATCACCAAGAACCAAGGCCTTTACTACGACAACAGAATCAGGATGTACAGTGAGCGGCGCCTCACAGCCCTCTATAGCATGGTCCAGGGTCAGGAGCCCAACCCTTATCTCAAGCTCAGAGTACGCAGAGATCACATCATCGATGACGCCCTCGTACGA CTGGAGATGATCTCCATGGAGAACCCATCTGACCTGAAGAAGCAGCTGTTTGTGGAGTTTGAGGGGGAACAAGGTGTAGATGAGGGAGGGGTTTCAAAGGAGTTCTTTCAGTTGGTCTTGGAGGAAATTTTCAATCCCGACATAG GAATGTTCACCTATGATGACGAGACAAAACTGTTTTGGTTCAATTCATCCTCCCTGGAGAATGAAGCACAGTACACTCTCGTTGGACTCGTCCTGGGTCTTGCCATTTACAACAACTGTATCCTGGACGTACATTTTCCCATGGTTGTCTACAGGAAACTCCTGGGCAAGAAAGGGACCTTCTTGGACCTTTCAGACTCACATCCG